In Nonomuraea sp. NBC_00507, the following are encoded in one genomic region:
- a CDS encoding anhydro-N-acetylmuramic acid kinase, with the protein MRVLGMISGTSHDGIDVAVVDFSRAGEVLEGRVGHTASTPYTGELRARLIAALPPARTTLAEVCVLDTLIGQSFAAAAAEAIERGGPVDLIVSHGQTVFHWVEGSQARGTLQIGQPAWIAERTGVPVLSDVRIRDITAGGHGAPLVSVLDGLLLGGQPGGAGALNLGGIANMTVVRGGELFAYDIGPANALIDAVVTSRRLNSRGFDEDGAIAASGRVDARLLEVLLDEPYYRLPAPKSTGKELFHLGYVEAALARAGLRADGTGSAATGAAGDLDPAVTGTIGDADLVATLTELTVRTVADDVRAAGVSALVVSGGGCRNLVIMRGLRAALPGVEVAPSDAFGAPADDKEAIAFALIGWLTAHGLPGTVPGGTGARAARVLGTLTPGAGPLVLPAPMAEPPRSLVLTR; encoded by the coding sequence ATGAGGGTTCTCGGGATGATCTCCGGCACCTCGCACGACGGGATCGACGTGGCCGTCGTCGATTTCTCGCGTGCCGGTGAGGTGCTGGAGGGCCGGGTGGGGCACACGGCGAGCACGCCGTACACCGGCGAGCTGCGGGCCAGGCTGATCGCGGCGCTGCCGCCGGCCAGGACGACGCTGGCGGAGGTGTGCGTGCTGGACACGCTCATCGGGCAGAGCTTCGCCGCGGCCGCCGCCGAGGCGATCGAGCGGGGCGGTCCCGTCGATCTGATCGTGTCGCACGGGCAGACGGTGTTCCACTGGGTGGAGGGTTCGCAGGCGCGAGGCACGCTGCAGATCGGGCAGCCCGCGTGGATCGCCGAGCGAACCGGCGTTCCCGTGCTGTCGGATGTGCGCATCCGCGACATCACGGCGGGCGGGCACGGGGCTCCGCTGGTGTCGGTGCTCGACGGGCTGCTGCTGGGCGGGCAGCCCGGCGGGGCCGGAGCGCTCAACCTGGGCGGCATCGCGAACATGACCGTCGTGCGCGGGGGCGAGCTGTTCGCCTACGACATCGGCCCGGCGAACGCGCTGATCGACGCCGTGGTGACGAGCCGGCGGCTGAACAGCCGGGGGTTCGACGAGGACGGCGCGATCGCGGCGTCGGGGCGCGTCGACGCCCGGCTGCTGGAGGTGCTGCTCGACGAGCCCTACTACCGGCTGCCCGCCCCCAAGAGCACCGGCAAGGAGCTGTTCCACCTGGGATATGTGGAGGCCGCGCTGGCCAGGGCGGGTCTGCGGGCCGACGGCACCGGCTCGGCGGCGACCGGCGCCGCCGGTGACCTGGATCCGGCGGTGACCGGCACGATCGGCGATGCGGATCTAGTGGCGACGCTCACCGAGCTGACCGTGCGCACCGTCGCCGACGACGTGCGTGCCGCCGGCGTCAGCGCCCTGGTCGTCTCGGGCGGCGGATGCCGCAACCTCGTCATCATGCGCGGGCTGCGCGCGGCACTGCCCGGCGTGGAGGTGGCGCCGTCCGACGCGTTCGGCGCGCCCGCCGACGACAAGGAGGCCATCGCGTTCGCCCTGATCGGCTGGCTGACCGCGCACGGTCTGCCCGGCACGGTGCCCGGCGGGACGGGCGCGCGGGCCGCCCGCGTCCTCGGCACGCTGACGCCGGGCGCGGGCCCGCTCGTCCTGCCCGCCCCGATGGCCGAGCCGCCGCGTTCGCTGGTGCTGACCCGATGA
- a CDS encoding ABC transporter permease, producing the protein MTALRRSPAALAGSVILVVLAGVAVLAYFGLLPYDPIAQNPPARFQSPSGAHLFGTDQFGRDVFSRVAAGVGNSALIAVVAVAFATVIGTLGGLVSGFYRGWADGAIGGVTNVLFAFPPLLLALSLAAVLDRNWFTIAVAIAIVYVPIFIRVTRGPVLSLREIEYVKAAVATGLSRAQIMVRHVLPNITSIIVVQVALSLSWAVLTEASLSFLGLGTPPPAPSLGSMIFEARSLVFVAPWTLIAPGAVVVLLVVGLNLLGDGLRDTLDPRNRGRRS; encoded by the coding sequence GTGACGGCTCTGCGCAGGAGTCCCGCCGCGCTGGCGGGCTCGGTCATCCTCGTGGTGCTGGCCGGGGTGGCGGTGCTGGCGTACTTCGGGCTGCTGCCGTACGACCCGATCGCGCAGAACCCGCCGGCGCGGTTCCAGTCGCCGTCGGGCGCGCACCTGTTCGGCACCGACCAGTTCGGCAGGGACGTCTTCTCGCGGGTGGCGGCCGGGGTGGGGAACTCGGCGCTCATCGCGGTCGTGGCGGTGGCGTTCGCGACCGTGATCGGCACGCTCGGCGGGCTCGTGTCGGGTTTCTACCGCGGATGGGCCGACGGGGCGATCGGCGGGGTGACGAACGTGCTGTTCGCGTTCCCGCCGCTGCTGCTGGCGTTGTCGCTGGCCGCGGTGCTGGACCGCAACTGGTTCACGATCGCCGTGGCGATCGCCATCGTGTACGTGCCCATCTTCATCCGCGTCACCCGCGGCCCGGTGTTGTCGCTCAGGGAGATCGAGTACGTGAAGGCGGCGGTCGCCACGGGCCTGAGCCGCGCGCAGATCATGGTGCGGCACGTGCTGCCGAACATCACCTCGATCATCGTGGTCCAGGTGGCGCTGTCGCTGTCGTGGGCGGTGCTAACGGAGGCGTCACTGAGTTTCCTGGGCCTGGGCACGCCGCCGCCGGCCCCGTCGCTCGGCTCGATGATCTTCGAGGCGCGCAGCCTGGTGTTCGTGGCCCCGTGGACGCTGATCGCGCCGGGCGCGGTCGTCGTGCTGCTCGTGGTGGGGTTGAATCTGCTGGGTGACGGCCTGCGTGACACGCTTGACCCGCGTAATCGAGGAAGGCGCTCATGA
- a CDS encoding ABC transporter permease gives MAGTLGTLFGVAVFVFVMLRAIPGDQITAGLGTEAAALTPAQRAALERYYGLDQPLVTQFFSWLGNMVTGNLGYSARNQQSVLDLTSQSLPVTFELAVLSIALALLIGVPLGMLSASKAGAPRDAVGQAVSLAGLSIPAFLLATTLLSIFAASFGFNPNGQGFATLLEDPLLNLQQMVLPALVLGFGIAAPILRTTRAAVLEVRSHDFVRTARAKGVPERLLQVRHVLGNALVPIVTMTGLQFGYLLGGAVVVEQIFSVPGIGRQVLLGIQQKEYAVVQSTVLVIALAFVLVNLLTDVLYRIIDPRVRAS, from the coding sequence GTGGCGGGCACGCTCGGCACTCTCTTCGGGGTGGCCGTGTTCGTGTTCGTCATGCTCCGGGCGATTCCCGGCGACCAGATCACGGCGGGGCTCGGCACCGAGGCCGCCGCGCTCACCCCCGCCCAGCGGGCGGCGCTCGAGCGTTACTACGGCCTCGACCAGCCGCTGGTCACGCAGTTCTTCTCGTGGCTGGGCAACATGGTCACGGGGAACTTGGGCTACTCGGCGCGTAACCAGCAGAGCGTGCTCGACCTGACGTCGCAGTCGCTGCCGGTGACGTTCGAGCTGGCGGTGCTGTCGATCGCGCTGGCGCTGCTGATCGGCGTGCCGCTCGGCATGCTGTCGGCGTCGAAGGCCGGCGCCCCACGGGACGCCGTGGGGCAGGCGGTGAGCCTGGCGGGTCTGTCGATCCCGGCGTTCCTCCTGGCCACGACGCTGCTGTCGATCTTCGCGGCGTCGTTCGGGTTCAACCCCAACGGGCAGGGCTTCGCGACGCTGCTGGAGGATCCGCTGCTCAACCTTCAGCAGATGGTGCTGCCCGCGCTCGTGCTCGGCTTCGGGATCGCGGCGCCGATCCTGCGCACCACGCGGGCGGCGGTGCTGGAGGTGCGCTCGCACGACTTCGTGCGCACCGCCCGCGCCAAGGGGGTGCCGGAGCGGCTGCTGCAGGTCAGGCACGTGCTCGGCAACGCGCTCGTGCCGATCGTGACGATGACCGGCCTGCAGTTCGGCTACCTGCTCGGTGGCGCGGTCGTGGTCGAGCAGATCTTCTCGGTGCCGGGCATCGGCCGGCAGGTGCTGCTGGGCATCCAGCAGAAGGAGTACGCGGTGGTGCAGAGCACGGTGCTGGTGATCGCGCTGGCGTTCGTGCTGGTCAATCTGCTGACCGACGTGCTCTACCGGATCATCGACCCGCGGGTGAGGGCGTCGTGA
- a CDS encoding ABC transporter substrate-binding protein, protein MPRGAFSTVALTAALSIALTSCSSSSGPGPGAGTGTGAAKGLVVGVTSDPDTLFPWKATQFQAVNVLQNLYGTLTEFDKDLNVVPGLAESWETSDDGKTLTLKLRQGVTFADGSAFDSKDAKHSLDKIMDEATAAVAMASLSSVKSVEAPDPATVVLSLTGPDAALPANLATVNMAMLSSDDTEEKLNATPNGTGPFTLSKRVPSQSITLARNDTYWGSEKPKVPTVEFRVIPDESSIVSAMQSGNVQLAVFNDPLVAQTAEGGGTITVAKTPQLSYHVLQLNARKGDLKDVNVRLAVQCAIDRKQVLDTAALGEGEVTGPITATAFKSDPNKRPCPSRDLAKAADYLSKAGKSGGVTVKAIVSQGEYATSVNEAQNLKAQLAEAKINLELEVLESGAFVDRWVAADFDAAVALNGGRPDPDGSYGRYFTSKGNLNKVAGYSSPELDRLFAEGKATTDQAARKAIYDQVAAHLEDNAAWIWLFSGYTYTATTAGVQGFTPMANGSLQYLRTTSAS, encoded by the coding sequence ATGCCCCGTGGCGCATTCTCCACGGTCGCCCTCACGGCGGCGCTGTCCATCGCCCTCACCAGCTGTTCATCCTCCTCCGGGCCCGGGCCCGGCGCCGGCACAGGCACGGGCGCCGCGAAGGGTCTCGTGGTCGGCGTCACCTCCGACCCGGACACGCTCTTCCCCTGGAAGGCCACCCAGTTCCAGGCCGTCAACGTGCTGCAGAACCTGTACGGGACGCTCACGGAGTTCGACAAGGACCTCAACGTGGTGCCCGGGCTGGCCGAGTCGTGGGAGACCTCCGATGACGGCAAGACGCTCACGCTCAAGCTCCGGCAGGGCGTCACCTTCGCCGACGGCAGCGCGTTCGACTCCAAGGACGCCAAGCACTCCCTCGACAAGATCATGGACGAGGCCACGGCGGCGGTGGCCATGGCGTCGCTGTCATCGGTGAAGTCGGTCGAGGCGCCCGACCCGGCCACGGTGGTGCTGAGCCTGACCGGGCCCGACGCCGCGCTGCCCGCCAACCTGGCCACGGTCAACATGGCGATGTTGTCCTCCGACGACACCGAGGAGAAGCTCAACGCCACCCCCAACGGCACCGGGCCGTTCACGCTGAGCAAGCGCGTGCCCAGCCAATCGATCACCCTCGCCAGGAATGACACCTACTGGGGCAGTGAGAAGCCGAAGGTCCCCACGGTCGAGTTCCGGGTGATCCCCGACGAGTCGTCCATCGTCTCGGCGATGCAGTCGGGCAACGTGCAGCTGGCGGTCTTCAACGACCCGCTGGTCGCCCAGACCGCCGAGGGCGGCGGCACGATCACGGTCGCCAAGACGCCGCAGCTCAGCTACCACGTGCTCCAGCTCAACGCGCGCAAGGGCGACCTGAAGGACGTCAATGTGCGCCTGGCCGTCCAGTGCGCGATCGACCGCAAGCAGGTGCTCGACACCGCCGCGCTCGGCGAGGGCGAGGTGACCGGGCCCATCACGGCCACCGCGTTCAAGTCGGACCCGAACAAGCGCCCCTGCCCCAGCCGCGACCTCGCCAAGGCCGCCGACTACCTGAGCAAGGCCGGCAAGTCAGGCGGGGTGACCGTCAAGGCCATCGTCTCCCAGGGCGAGTACGCGACGTCCGTCAACGAGGCGCAAAACCTCAAGGCCCAGCTAGCCGAAGCCAAGATCAACCTGGAGCTGGAGGTGCTGGAGTCGGGGGCGTTCGTGGACCGCTGGGTGGCCGCCGACTTCGACGCGGCCGTCGCGCTGAACGGCGGCCGCCCCGACCCCGACGGCTCCTACGGCCGCTACTTCACCAGCAAGGGCAACCTCAACAAGGTCGCCGGCTACAGCTCCCCCGAGCTGGACCGGCTGTTCGCCGAGGGCAAGGCCACCACCGACCAGGCCGCCCGCAAGGCGATCTACGACCAGGTCGCCGCCCATCTGGAGGACAACGCCGCCTGGATCTGGCTGTTCTCCGGCTACACCTACACGGCCACGACCGCGGGCGTGCAGGGCTTCACGCCCATGGCCAACGGCTCGCTGCAGTATCTGCGCACCACGTCCGCGTCCTGA
- a CDS encoding MurR/RpiR family transcriptional regulator codes for MTMAEDDGTLLIRIRAAMPALRPSERRIAEAFAGDPAAAANLSIADLAARCATSTTSVVRFYRRMGYARYQDFRIDLTRAVAREELATSSLPEASGDIDRHDSLEGIVSKVAMNETLSIADTARSLDMKALAEAVALLGAARRIDTFGVGASALVGLDLQQKLSRIGRTAINWHDPHSAWTSAATLDGTCVAVAVSHTGATVDTVEFLSIARNSGAATVAITNFLDSPLARAADVTLTTAARETQFRSGALGSRIAQLMVVDCLFTGVAQASYDESMEALRATYAVVHGRVVKRA; via the coding sequence ATGACGATGGCCGAGGACGACGGCACCTTGCTGATCCGCATCCGCGCCGCCATGCCCGCCCTGCGGCCGTCCGAGCGGCGCATCGCGGAGGCGTTCGCCGGGGACCCGGCCGCGGCGGCGAACCTGTCCATCGCGGACCTGGCCGCCCGCTGCGCCACCTCCACGACGTCCGTGGTGCGCTTCTACCGGCGCATGGGGTACGCCCGCTACCAGGACTTCAGGATCGACCTGACCCGGGCGGTGGCCAGGGAGGAGCTCGCCACGTCGAGCCTGCCGGAGGCGTCCGGCGACATCGACCGCCACGACAGCCTGGAGGGCATCGTCTCCAAGGTGGCGATGAACGAGACGTTGTCCATCGCCGACACCGCCCGTTCGCTGGACATGAAGGCCCTGGCCGAGGCGGTGGCGCTGCTGGGGGCCGCCCGCAGGATCGACACGTTCGGCGTGGGCGCGAGCGCGCTCGTCGGGCTCGACCTGCAGCAGAAGTTGTCCCGCATCGGGCGCACCGCGATCAACTGGCACGACCCGCACTCGGCCTGGACCTCGGCCGCCACGCTCGACGGCACCTGCGTCGCGGTGGCGGTCTCGCACACCGGCGCCACCGTGGACACGGTCGAGTTCCTGTCGATCGCGCGCAACTCGGGGGCCGCCACGGTCGCGATCACGAACTTCCTGGACTCGCCACTGGCCCGCGCGGCCGACGTGACGCTCACCACGGCCGCACGGGAGACTCAGTTCCGCTCCGGTGCCCTGGGCAGCCGCATCGCCCAGCTCATGGTGGTCGACTGCCTGTTCACCGGGGTCGCGCAGGCCTCCTACGACGAGTCGATGGAGGCGCTGCGCGCCACGTACGCGGTCGTGCACGGCCGCGTGGTCAAGCGCGCCTAG
- a CDS encoding sulfotransferase, which translates to MSWKYRANATLEGLTGYTLTRRLGKEPPKPPPPKPPLELQRLPGDTVRPPVDPVHDRLLREPAFLLSSVRSGSTLLRVMLNSHSQVHSPIETHFRRITIGLGTDPVRQAMEALGHTHSDIEHIVWDRMLHRELTRSGKPVLVEKTPSNVFVWRRLATCWPDARFIFLLRHPMSIVQSWHEADPEKRPMEEAVPRTMSYMTYLEEARTHLDGLTMRYEDLVADPEAELRRLCLFLGLEWEPGMLTYGNKDHGGFVKGIGDWRDKIRTGTVVAGRPLPTPDEVPDALHEICRKWEYLS; encoded by the coding sequence ATGAGCTGGAAGTACCGGGCCAACGCGACGCTTGAGGGCCTGACGGGATACACCTTGACGCGGCGGCTGGGCAAGGAGCCGCCCAAGCCGCCTCCACCGAAGCCTCCGCTGGAGTTGCAGCGGCTCCCGGGTGACACGGTGCGCCCGCCCGTCGACCCGGTGCACGACCGGCTGCTGCGCGAGCCGGCCTTCCTGCTGTCGTCCGTGCGGTCGGGCTCCACGCTGCTGCGGGTCATGCTCAACAGCCATTCGCAGGTGCACTCCCCGATCGAGACGCACTTCCGGCGGATCACCATCGGCCTCGGCACCGACCCCGTGCGGCAGGCGATGGAGGCGCTCGGCCACACCCACAGCGACATCGAGCACATCGTCTGGGACCGCATGCTGCACCGGGAGCTGACCCGCAGCGGCAAGCCGGTCCTGGTGGAGAAGACGCCGAGCAACGTGTTCGTCTGGCGGCGCCTGGCGACCTGCTGGCCGGACGCGCGTTTCATCTTCCTGCTGCGCCACCCGATGTCCATCGTGCAGTCCTGGCATGAGGCCGATCCCGAGAAGCGGCCGATGGAGGAGGCCGTGCCGCGCACGATGAGCTACATGACCTACCTGGAGGAGGCCCGTACCCACCTCGACGGGCTGACCATGCGGTACGAGGACCTGGTCGCCGACCCGGAGGCCGAGCTGCGCCGGCTCTGCCTGTTCCTCGGCCTCGAATGGGAGCCGGGCATGCTCACCTACGGCAACAAGGACCACGGCGGCTTCGTCAAGGGCATCGGCGACTGGCGGGACAAGATCCGCACCGGCACCGTCGTCGCCGGGCGGCCGCTGCCGACTCCTGACGAGGTGCCGGACGCCCTGCACGAGATCTGCCGGAAGTGGGAGTACCTGTCCTGA